The following coding sequences lie in one Desmodus rotundus isolate HL8 chromosome 1, HLdesRot8A.1, whole genome shotgun sequence genomic window:
- the PGAP6 gene encoding post-GPI attachment to proteins factor 6 isoform X2, with product MGRAGTGTGGAAVVVAVAGPLLLLLLSWPPPAASGDVRKSDIRLVSEQFSQSPQKLSFYSWYGSARLFHFRVPPDTVLLRWLLQVSQTGGPTCANVEITVYFRYGAPPVINPLGTSFPANTSVQPSFFVKMLQSNTSINVSHPAPGDWFVAAHLPPSSQKIEVKGFVPTCAYIFQPDMLVMRVVEVSILEPDVPFPQTLLSHPSYLKIFVPEYTQELRLELQGCASNGSLGCPVRLTVGSATLPSNFQKVLTCTGPAQACRLLLPSPPWDRWLQVTVKSLAGPHILVAFSAVAALTACRPWIVNFQHLLQSSPNQSCNTSTGLLSPSPGYQDLGRNSSVGGGPFCLMNYQVMREDTDVVSVHFRPLDRVSLLVQSDMPSVMQLQLNTGMDSGGSLTISLWANKSVISNNTLVMVCVNAASPFLSFNTSLNCTTAFFQGYPLSLSTLSRKANLIIPYPETDNWYLSLQLACPQSPEECEKASVLVETTLYLVPCLNDCGPYGQCLLLRRHGYLYAGCSCKAGWRGWSCTDNSTAQTMAQQRLAALLLTLSNLMFLAPITLSVYRCLLVEASVYAYTMFFSTFYHACDQPGEAVLCILNYDTLQYCDFLGSGVSIWVTILCMARLKASLKYVLLLLGTLVFAMSLQLDRRGAWNMMGPCLFAFVVMVTMWVYRCGHRRHCYPTSWQRWVFYLLPGISMAAVAIAIYTSMMTSDNYYYTHSIWHMLLAGSTAFLLPPRDKHAEPWACSQKLTCHYQICKNHREELYTVT from the exons ATGGGCCGGGCTGGGACCGGGACCGGGGGCGCggcggtggtggtggcagtggcggggccgctgctgctgctgctgctctcttGGCCCCCTCCTGCCGCCTCCGGCGACGTCAGGAAGAGTG ACATCAGGCTGGTGTCTGAGCAGTTCTCGCAGTCCCCGCAGAAGCTGTCTTTCTACAGCTGGTATGGCAGCGCCAGACTCTTCCACTTCCGAGTGCCCCCGGATACCGTACTGCTGCGCTGGCTGCTGCAAGTGTCCCAGACTGGAGGCCCCACGTGTGCAAACGTGGAGATCACTGT GTACTTCCGCTATGGTGCCCCTCCGGTCATCAACCCACTGGGTACCAGCTTCCCTGCCAACACCTCTGTGCAGCCCTCCTTCTTCGTCAAGATGCTGCAGAGCAACACCTCCATCAATGTCTCCCACCCAGCACCTGGGGACTGGTTTGtggctgcccacctgcccccttcATCCCAGAAGATTGAGGTGAAG GGCTTTGTTCCCACCTGTGCCTACATCTTCCAGCCTGACATGCTGGTTATGCGGGTAGTCGAGGTCTCCATCCTGGAGCCTGACGTACCCTTTCCACAgaccctcctctcccaccccagctacCTCAA AATCTTCGTCCCCGAGTACACCCAGGAACTGCGGCTGGAGCTGCAGGGCTGTGCGTCCAATGGGAGCCTGGGCTGCCCTGTGCGCCTCACTGTGGGCTCAGCTACCTTACCCAGCAACTTCCAGAAGGTGCTCACCTGCACTGGCCCCGCCCAGGCCTGCCGCCTGCTGTTGCCCTCACCGCCCTGGGACCGGTGGTTGCAAGTGACGGTCAAGAGCCTGGCAGGGCCCCACATATTGGTGGCTTTCAGTGCTGTAGCCGCTCTCACAG CCTGCAGGCCTTGGATTGTAAACTTCCAGCATCTTCTGCAGAGCAGTCCAAACCAGAGCTGCAACACTTCCACTGGTctgctctcccccagccctggctacCAGGACCTGGGCAGGAACAGCAGTGTGGGCGGCGGCCCCTTCTGCCTCATGAACTACCAGGTCATGCGGGAAGACACGGACGTGGTGTCTGTGCACTTCAGGCCCCTGGACAGGGTCTCCTTGCTGGTGCAGTCAGACATGCCTTCGGTGATGCAGCTGCAACTCAACACGGGCATGGACAGTGGGGGCTCCCTCACCATCTCCCTGTGGGCCAACAAG AGTGTGATTTCCAACAATACCTTGGTAATGGTCTGCGTGAATGCTGCCTCACCCTTCCTCAGCTTCAACACTTCACTCAACTGCACCACAG CCTTCTTCCAGGGCTATCCACTGTCTTTGAGCACTTTGTCTCGCAAGGCAAACCTTATCATCCCCTACCCAGAGACAGACAACTGGTACCTCTCCCTGCAGCTTGCATGCCCTCAAAGTCCTGA GGAGTGTGAGAAGGCCTCAGTGCTCGTGGAGACCACCTTGTACTTGGTGCCCTGCTTGAATGACTGCGGTCCGTACGGCCAGTGCCTCCTACTGCGCAGACATGGCTACTTGTATGCGGGCTGCAGCTGCAAGGCAG GCTGGCGTGGGTGGAGCTGCACAGACAACAGCACAGCCCAAACCATGGCCCAGCAGAGGTTGGCAGCGCTCCTCCTCACCCTCAGCAATCTCATGTTCCTGGCTCCCATCACCCTCTCCGTGTACCGCTGCCTTCTGGTCGAGGCCTCCGTCTATGCCTACACTATGTTCTTCTCCACG tTCTATCATGCCTGCGACCAGCCGGGGGAGGCGGTGCTGTGCATCCTCAACTATGACACACTGCAGTACTGCGACTTCCTGGGCTCTGGAGTGTCCATCTGGGTCACCATCCTCTGCATGGCACGGCTGAAAGCATCCCTGAAATAT GTTCTGCTTCTACTGGGCACGCTGGTGTTCGCCATGTCTTTGCAGCTGGACCGCAGGGGCGCCTGGAATATGATGGGGCCTTGTCTCTTTGCCTTCGTGGTCATGGTCACCATGTGG GTGTATCGCTGTGGGCACCGGCGCCACTGCTATCCCACCTCGTGGCAGCGCTGGGTCTTCTACCTCCTGCCTGGCATCTCCATGGCTGCTGTGGCCATTGCCATTTACACCTCCATGATGACCAGTGACAACTATTACTACACACACAGCATCTGGCACATGCTTCTGGCAGGGAGCACAGCATTCCTGCTGCCACCACGTGACAAGCATGCCGAGCCCTGGGCCTGCTCACAGAAGCTCACCTGCCACTATCAGATCTGCAAGAACCACAGAGAGGAGCTGTACACAGTGACATGA
- the PGAP6 gene encoding post-GPI attachment to proteins factor 6 isoform X1, with product MGRAGTGTGGAAVVVAVAGPLLLLLLSWPPPAASGDVRKSDIRLVSEQFSQSPQKLSFYSWYGSARLFHFRVPPDTVLLRWLLQVSQTGGPTCANVEITVYFRYGAPPVINPLGTSFPANTSVQPSFFVKMLQSNTSINVSHPAPGDWFVAAHLPPSSQKIEVKGFVPTCAYIFQPDMLVMRVVEVSILEPDVPFPQTLLSHPSYLKIFVPEYTQELRLELQGCASNGSLGCPVRLTVGSATLPSNFQKVLTCTGPAQACRLLLPSPPWDRWLQVTVKSLAGPHILVAFSAVAALTACRPWIVNFQHLLQSSPNQSCNTSTGLLSPSPGYQDLGRNSSVGGGPFCLMNYQVMREDTDVVSVHFRPLDRVSLLVQSDMPSVMQLQLNTGMDSGGSLTISLWANKSVISNNTLVMVCVNAASPFLSFNTSLNCTTAFFQGYPLSLSTLSRKANLIIPYPETDNWYLSLQLACPQSPEECEKASVLVETTLYLVPCLNDCGPYGQCLLLRRHGYLYAGCSCKAAPSALHRPTGWRGWSCTDNSTAQTMAQQRLAALLLTLSNLMFLAPITLSVYRCLLVEASVYAYTMFFSTFYHACDQPGEAVLCILNYDTLQYCDFLGSGVSIWVTILCMARLKASLKYVLLLLGTLVFAMSLQLDRRGAWNMMGPCLFAFVVMVTMWVYRCGHRRHCYPTSWQRWVFYLLPGISMAAVAIAIYTSMMTSDNYYYTHSIWHMLLAGSTAFLLPPRDKHAEPWACSQKLTCHYQICKNHREELYTVT from the exons ATGGGCCGGGCTGGGACCGGGACCGGGGGCGCggcggtggtggtggcagtggcggggccgctgctgctgctgctgctctcttGGCCCCCTCCTGCCGCCTCCGGCGACGTCAGGAAGAGTG ACATCAGGCTGGTGTCTGAGCAGTTCTCGCAGTCCCCGCAGAAGCTGTCTTTCTACAGCTGGTATGGCAGCGCCAGACTCTTCCACTTCCGAGTGCCCCCGGATACCGTACTGCTGCGCTGGCTGCTGCAAGTGTCCCAGACTGGAGGCCCCACGTGTGCAAACGTGGAGATCACTGT GTACTTCCGCTATGGTGCCCCTCCGGTCATCAACCCACTGGGTACCAGCTTCCCTGCCAACACCTCTGTGCAGCCCTCCTTCTTCGTCAAGATGCTGCAGAGCAACACCTCCATCAATGTCTCCCACCCAGCACCTGGGGACTGGTTTGtggctgcccacctgcccccttcATCCCAGAAGATTGAGGTGAAG GGCTTTGTTCCCACCTGTGCCTACATCTTCCAGCCTGACATGCTGGTTATGCGGGTAGTCGAGGTCTCCATCCTGGAGCCTGACGTACCCTTTCCACAgaccctcctctcccaccccagctacCTCAA AATCTTCGTCCCCGAGTACACCCAGGAACTGCGGCTGGAGCTGCAGGGCTGTGCGTCCAATGGGAGCCTGGGCTGCCCTGTGCGCCTCACTGTGGGCTCAGCTACCTTACCCAGCAACTTCCAGAAGGTGCTCACCTGCACTGGCCCCGCCCAGGCCTGCCGCCTGCTGTTGCCCTCACCGCCCTGGGACCGGTGGTTGCAAGTGACGGTCAAGAGCCTGGCAGGGCCCCACATATTGGTGGCTTTCAGTGCTGTAGCCGCTCTCACAG CCTGCAGGCCTTGGATTGTAAACTTCCAGCATCTTCTGCAGAGCAGTCCAAACCAGAGCTGCAACACTTCCACTGGTctgctctcccccagccctggctacCAGGACCTGGGCAGGAACAGCAGTGTGGGCGGCGGCCCCTTCTGCCTCATGAACTACCAGGTCATGCGGGAAGACACGGACGTGGTGTCTGTGCACTTCAGGCCCCTGGACAGGGTCTCCTTGCTGGTGCAGTCAGACATGCCTTCGGTGATGCAGCTGCAACTCAACACGGGCATGGACAGTGGGGGCTCCCTCACCATCTCCCTGTGGGCCAACAAG AGTGTGATTTCCAACAATACCTTGGTAATGGTCTGCGTGAATGCTGCCTCACCCTTCCTCAGCTTCAACACTTCACTCAACTGCACCACAG CCTTCTTCCAGGGCTATCCACTGTCTTTGAGCACTTTGTCTCGCAAGGCAAACCTTATCATCCCCTACCCAGAGACAGACAACTGGTACCTCTCCCTGCAGCTTGCATGCCCTCAAAGTCCTGA GGAGTGTGAGAAGGCCTCAGTGCTCGTGGAGACCACCTTGTACTTGGTGCCCTGCTTGAATGACTGCGGTCCGTACGGCCAGTGCCTCCTACTGCGCAGACATGGCTACTTGTATGCGGGCTGCAGCTGCAAGGCAG CCCCCTCAGCATTGCATCGGCCCACAGGCTGGCGTGGGTGGAGCTGCACAGACAACAGCACAGCCCAAACCATGGCCCAGCAGAGGTTGGCAGCGCTCCTCCTCACCCTCAGCAATCTCATGTTCCTGGCTCCCATCACCCTCTCCGTGTACCGCTGCCTTCTGGTCGAGGCCTCCGTCTATGCCTACACTATGTTCTTCTCCACG tTCTATCATGCCTGCGACCAGCCGGGGGAGGCGGTGCTGTGCATCCTCAACTATGACACACTGCAGTACTGCGACTTCCTGGGCTCTGGAGTGTCCATCTGGGTCACCATCCTCTGCATGGCACGGCTGAAAGCATCCCTGAAATAT GTTCTGCTTCTACTGGGCACGCTGGTGTTCGCCATGTCTTTGCAGCTGGACCGCAGGGGCGCCTGGAATATGATGGGGCCTTGTCTCTTTGCCTTCGTGGTCATGGTCACCATGTGG GTGTATCGCTGTGGGCACCGGCGCCACTGCTATCCCACCTCGTGGCAGCGCTGGGTCTTCTACCTCCTGCCTGGCATCTCCATGGCTGCTGTGGCCATTGCCATTTACACCTCCATGATGACCAGTGACAACTATTACTACACACACAGCATCTGGCACATGCTTCTGGCAGGGAGCACAGCATTCCTGCTGCCACCACGTGACAAGCATGCCGAGCCCTGGGCCTGCTCACAGAAGCTCACCTGCCACTATCAGATCTGCAAGAACCACAGAGAGGAGCTGTACACAGTGACATGA